One genomic window of Fusarium keratoplasticum isolate Fu6.1 chromosome 3, whole genome shotgun sequence includes the following:
- a CDS encoding Zn(2)-C6 fungal-type domain-containing protein, with the protein MPPRACDACKRRKVKCNGTQPCGTCCVSNIACQYTIVPRKRGPKVARLPESLQHSSRQMVSEGGIRSHLFREDHSQGQPSTPSTADLQSGYSPREWPSPGVPVFSPGSDASNLSQPFGSNPQMIWEMLVSRVNYVLSSVSILDVVDSCIDIYMQYGFPCCPIVHEKSLRESNVELFSAQSSSSMFSTGNEQQLVRCMRAFASLTAVCAAVSAMMPQTLLPYRHLVVQPFLRASRDMLYIYEDYDLEHPDSSSLIIRMCHSTALQHTTGKTGAAWSIFSQAALLAQRMRLYDERDVRRSDPIEMQLLRFRFWHLYVSDQAASLMRNRVFVLQESLFDGDMTLDPFGEGGPGLFDKTQLRYQDPFEERAFSGYHLTRRLWASAAGLMASMRKYARQETHYEPDAKRQKKMKMTGQFLEFTSMVDELPPWLESPDTFEFSQDKDVLAFQRTFFSVQRSNLMLGLHCFHLVLLQQAIEYGLSEIMGLHDQDLTLAMKKTEIIHEFLVEVNRVPLLCLRVQGEPTVERFRRVGSALLEVIQNVDNETIRTRSRSYLTQLLDTLSRLDSKASDELNSEQLT; encoded by the exons ATGCCGCCCAGGGCTTGTGATGCTTGCAAGCGACGCAAGGTCAAATGCAACGGAACGCAACCATGCGGAACATGTTGCGTTTCCAACATCGCCTGTCAGTATACCATTGTGCCGAGAAAACGAGGGCCCAAAGTTGCGCGCTTACCCGAGAGCCTTCAACATTCGTCACGACAAATGGTCAGTGAAGGTGGTATTCGGAGTCATCTTTTCCGGGAGGATCACAGTCAAGGTCAGCCTAGTACGCCATCAACCGCAGATCTTCAATCAGGATACAGTCCTCGAGAATGGCCCTCACCGGGCGTTCCCGTTTTTTCACCAGGCTCAGACGCCAGCAACCTATCACAGCCATTTGGGTCCAATCCACAGATGATCTGGGAGATGCTTGTTAGCAGAGTCAATTACGTTCTATCATCAGTCTCCATTCTCGACGTTGTGGACTCCTGCATCGACATCTACATGCAATATGGCTTCCCATGCTGCCCGATTGTTCACGAGAAGAGCCTTCGGGAATCCAACGTGGAACTCTTCTCAGCACAGTCCAGTTCATCCATGTTTAGTACTGGTAATGAGCAGCAACTTGTGCGTTGCATGAGGGCTTTCGCTAGCCTAACAGCGGTATGTGCAGCTGTTTCCGCCATGATGCCTCAAACGCTACTCCCATATCGCCACTTGGTAGTCCAGCCATTTCTACGGGCATCGAGAGATATGCTCTATATTTACGAAGACTACGATTTGGAGCATCCCGACTCAAGCTCACTGATTATAAGAATGTGTCACTCGACCGCTCTTCAGCATACCACAGGGAAGACAGGAGCAGCGTGGAGCATCTTCAGCCAGGCTGCACTCCTCGCACAACGCATGCGCCTCTACGATGAGCGAGACGTCAGGCGGAGCGACCCCATCGAGATGCAATTGCTGCGATTTCGGTTCTGGCATCTCTACGTATCAGATCAAGCGGCTTCTTTGATGCGCAATAGAGTTTTTGTGCTGCAAGAATCCCTCTTTGACGGGGACATGACCCTGGATCCAtttggagaaggaggaccAGGATTATTTGACAAGACTCAACTCAGGTATCAAGACCCGTTTGAGGAGCGCGCATTCTCGGGTTATCACTTGACAAGGCGCCTTTGGGCATCGGCAGCTGggttgatggcttcaatgcGCAAGTACGCTCGTCAAGAAACCCATTACGAGCCAGATGCAAAAAGACAAAAGAAGATGAAAATGACAGGACAGTTCTTGGAATTCACGAGCATGGTCGATGAACTCCCCCCATGGCTTGAGTCTCCCGACACATTTGAGTTTTCTCAAGACAAAGACGTGCTTGCGTTTCAGAGGACCTTTTTCTCAGTCCAGCGCAGCAACCTCATGTTGGGGCTTCACTGCTTtcaccttgtccttctccagcaGGCTATTGAGTATGGGTTGTCCGAGATCATGGGCCTACATGATCAAGATCTCACGCTAGCCATGAAAAAGACGGAGATTATCCATGAGTTTCTCGTCGAAGTAAACAGGGTCCCTCTTCTCTGCCTTCGGGTTCAAGGAGAGCCAACT GTCGAACGGTTTCGAAGGGTCGGAAGTGCTCTGCTTGAAGTTATTCAGAACGTCGACAATGAAACAATCAGGACACGATCAAGGTCGTACTTGACGCAACTCCTTGATACGCTGTCGAGACTGGATTCCAAAGCTTCAGATGAGCTCAACAGCGAGCAACTGACATAG
- a CDS encoding Beta-glucosidase: MFLINVENAIEQLTLEEKVKLLAGQDTWGTWANDRVGIPRITTSDGPHGVRGTSFFNGPHGMLLPSATAMGATFDPELIHTAGELLAAEAKEKKCHVLLAPTVCIQRSPLLGRGFEAFAEDPWLSGTIASAYVNGVQSHGVACSIKHFAAHDQSTMAVEDDVRASERTLREMHLLPFQLAVKNASPWAFMMAYNKINGIHATENSWLINQVLRQDWGWDGLVMSDWFGTYSTSESLNAGMDLEMPGPSRWRGDLLSWAVMSDKVKKPTIDASVRSLLKLINKVQPWKDDAPKEVGDTQRKRDLCRKVASEAIVLLKNERNVLPLDSQKKQTYGLIGPAVGNPAISGGGSADLTPHYVSRPLEAIIDFVGSENVKTAIGCQAHLFTPQLSKDISVPNSTEPGYLVSWYKEDPMLNPAAEPIASVTTVQAQMYFADNLPEAVPKRYWLQAKTIYTAPKSCTIELGLCVLGKGKLFVDGEEKIDLYTSQPEKTLQTPMFDQASMEVTSEIEVQQGNQYEILVYLKNEAAVAGVGALNCGGLRIGCCEKVDPETALAEAIKLASEIDIPIVIAGLNSDFESEALDRKSLDLPPAVDELIAAVVKANKNTVVVTQSGCPILMPWLDDTPTLVHAWFGGQETGNAIADVLFGKTNPSGRLSLTFPKRLEDTPAFLTFGKGEREIHYGEGVFVGYRYYEKLRNPPLFYFGFGLSYSHFEFSNLQVPEKVNLSEADTFDVSVEVSNTSNRGGQEVVQVYVADKTSTVPRPLKELKAFKKVWVDGGKCQKVTVSLDKYALSFWSELECKWLAEAGVFEVIIARSSDPKDALLREEIELVKNFTWNSV; the protein is encoded by the exons ATGTTTCTCATCAATGTCGAGAATGCAATAGAGCAGCTGACTTTGGAGGAGAAAGTCAAGCTTCTCGCTGGGCAAGATACATGGGGCACCTGGGCGAATGATCGTGTCGGCATTCCTCGAATCACG ACATCCGACGGTCCTCATGGAGTTCGTGGcacgagcttcttcaacggcCCTCACGGCATGCTACTCCCCTCTGCGACGGCCATGGGAGCTACATTCGACCCCGAATTAATACACACAGCCGGAGAGCTACTAGCAGCCGaagcaaaagagaagaaatgCCACGTCTTGCTAGCTCCGACTGTTTGCATCCAGCgttctcctcttctcggtCGTGGATTCGAAGCTTTCGCAGAAGATCCATGGCTTAGCGGAACTATAGCATCTGCGTACGTCAATGGTGTTCAAAGCCATGGCGTAGCTTGCTCAATCAAACATTTCGCCGCACACGATCAGTCAACAATGGCAGTGGAGGACGATGTTCGAGCGTCAGAGCGGACTCTGCGTGAGATGCACCTCCTACCGTTCCAGCTAGCGGTCAAGAATGCGAGCCCGTGGGCTTTCATGATGGCGTATAACAAGATCAATGGCATCCATGCCACGGAGAATTCTTGGCTAATCAATCAGGTCCTACGACAGGACTGGGGTTGGGATGGACTCGTGATGAGCGATTGGTTTGGCACTTATAGCACCTCTGAGTCTCTCAACGCCGGTATGGACCTGGAAATGCCAGGACCGTCAAGGTGGAGAGGCGACTTGCTCAGTTGGGCCGTCATGagcgacaaggtcaagaagccgACGATCGACGCCAGCGTGCGAAgccttctcaagctcatcaacaaggtccaGCCTTGGAAGGATGACGCTCCGAAAGAAGTCGGGGATACTCAGCGCAAGCGAGATCTATGCAGAAAGGTTGCCAGCGAGGCGATAGTTCTCCTGAAGAACGAGCGCAACGTCCTCCCCTTGGACTCGCAGAAAAAGCAGACTTATGGTTTGATCGGACCTGCTGTTGGAAACCCAGCCATCAGTGGAGGCGGCTCAGCTGATTTGACGCCGCACTACGTAAGCAGACCTTTGGAAGCCATCATCGATTTTGTGGGATCAGAGAATGTCAAGACTGCAATCGGATGCCAGG CCCACCTCTTCACTCCTCAGTTATCAAAGGACATTTCTGTACCCAACAGCACCGAGCCCGGATACCTTGTCTCCTGGTACAAGGAAGATCCCATGCTCAACCCAGCGGCCGAGCCTATCGCCTCGGTCACCACTGTTCAGGCCCAGATGTACTTTGCCGATAACCTACCAGAAGCAGTACCAAAGAGGTACTGGCTTCAAGCAAAGACCATCTACACTGCGCCAAAGTCCTGCACgattgagcttggcctttgcgtcctcggcaagggcaagttgtttgtcgacggcgaggaAAAGATCGATCTTTATACCAGTCAGCCTGAAAAGACTCTGCAGACCCCCATGTTCGACCAAGCTAGCATGGAAGTGACTTCTGAGATTGAGGTACAGCAAGGAAATCAGTACGAGATTCTGGTCTATCTCAAGAACGAAGCTGCTGTCGCGGGAGTGGGGGCGCTCAACTGCGGCGGATTGAGAATTGGCTGCTGTGAAAAGGTTGATCCTGAGACTGCTCTTGCAGAGGCTATCAAGCTAGCTTCCGAGATTGACATACCTATTGTTATCGCTGGATTAAACAGCGACTTTGAGAGCGAGGCTCTTGATCGCAAGTCCCTTGATTTGCCGCcagctgttgatgagctcattGCAGCGGTTGTCAAGGCAAACAAAAACACG GTTGTTGTAACCCAATCAGGCTGCCCAATCCTCATGCCATGGCTCGATGACACCCCGACCCTCGTTCACGCTTGGTTTGGCGGCCAAGAGACCGGCAACGCAATCGCCGACGTGCTCTTCGGCAAGACCAACCCCAGTGGGCGGCTTTCTCTCACGTTCCCCAAAAGGCTCGAAGATACACCTGCGTTCTTGACCTTTGGCAAGGGCGAGAGGGAGATTCACTACGGAGAAGGCGTTTTCGTCGGTTATCGCTACTACGAAAAGCTGCGGAACCCTCCACTGTTTTACTTTGGGTTTGGTCTCTCTTACAGCCACTTTGAGTTTTCCAACCTCCAGGTACCAGAGAAGGTCAACTTGTCTGAGGCAGACACCTTCGATGTGTCGGTTGAAGtctccaacaccagcaaccGTGGTGGACAGGAGGTAGTCCAAGTCTACGTGGCCGACAAGACCAGCACGGTCCCAAGACCACTCAAGGAACTCAAGGCATTCAAAAAGGTTTGGGTAGACGGCGGCAAGTGCCAAAAGGTGACGGTTTCCTTGGATAAATACGCATTGTCTTTCTGGAGCGAGTTAGAATGCAAGTGGCTGGCGGAAGCGGGAGTGTTTGAGGTTATTATTGCCAGAAGCTCGGATCCGAAGGATGCATTGCTTCGTGAAGAGATTGAATTGGTCAAGAACTTTACGTGGAATAGCGTTTAA
- a CDS encoding MFS domain-containing protein, whose protein sequence is MAKLEEHKHHTASDAMVEDAAPPKIADLIPDYGKPWYRVPHLLKLNALLLVPLLTSYVSGFDGSLLNGMQSLPSWNEDFDNPSGSVLGIVSTIQVIGGIAALPFAPMLADRLGRRHGILTGSLIIIAGAGIQGGGSSMGTFLGGRGLVGFGSSFIAVAAAPMIGELAYPSHRPIITAIYNTSWYLGSIVAAWVTYGTFKIPNSWSWRIPCILQAAPSLIQVACIYFVPESPRWLVAHDRPQEAQRILSRYHAGSEEPNELVLAEMNEITIAIQNEKLQNTASYMDFLKTNGNRRRLFICISVGFIIQWCGNGLVSVYLVQVLKSVGITDPETQNIINGVLQIFNYLVAITSAFFVDRFGRRGMFLFSLAGMTLAFIIWTAISAKNEQQHFQNKGLGIGVVTMIFVFFLFYNIGMNPVPMAYLLEVLPYTLRAKGLTIFNVSQFASSVFNGFANPIALEAIGWKYYIVFACLLVVWFFVVYFAYPETRRLSLEEVATLFDGEDAMREMDAKIVSEKQDQL, encoded by the exons ATGGCCAAACTCGAGGAACACAAACACCATACGGCATCTGATGCCATGGTCGAGGATGCTGCACCTCCCAAAATTGCTGACCTCATTCCCGACTATGGGAAACCTTGGTACAGGGTTCCGCATCTTCTGAAGTTAAAcgcgctcctcctcgttccTCTTCTGACATCTTATGTCTCTG GATTTGACGGAAGTTTATTGAACGGGATGCAAAGCTTACCCTCTTGGAATGAAG ACTTTGACAACCCGTCCGGAAGCGTCCTCGGAATCGTATCAACCATCCAAGTCATTGGCGGTATCGCTGCTCTGCCATTCGCCCCAATGCTTGCCGATCGACTCGGCCGCCGTCATGGAATATTGACTGGATCCCTCATAATCATCGCTGGTGCCGGTATCCAAGGTGGCGGTAGCAGCATGGGCACCTTTCTTGGAGGCCGTGGTCTCGTTGGCTTTGGTAGCAGCTTCATCGCTGTTGCCGCCGCACCAATGATTGGCGAACTTGCAtatccatctcatcgccCGATCATCACTGCCATCTACAACACATCATGG TATCTGGGTTCCATCGTCGCTGCGTGGGTTACCTATGGGACTTTTAAGATCCCCAacagctggagctggagaattCCTTGTATCCTTCAAGCTGCTCCCTCCCTCATTCAAGTCGCTTGCATCTACTTTGTCCCAGAAAGCCCCAGATGGCTCGTCGCGCACGACAGGCCTCAGGAGGCACAGAGAATTCTTAGCAGATACCATGCTGGCTCGGAGGAGCCCAATGAGCTGGTGCTTGCCGAGATGAACGAGATTACGATTGCGATTCAGAATGAGAAGCTTCAGAATACTGCTTCCTATATGGACTTCTTGAAGACTA ATGGAAACCGCCGTCGCCTGTTCATTTGCATCTCTGTCGGCTTCATCATCCAGTGGTGTGGAAACGGCCTCGTATCTGTCTACCTTGTTCAAGTCCTCAAGTCCGTCGGCATCACCGATCCTGAAACCCAAAATATCATCAATGGCGTCCTTCAGATCTTCAACTACCTCGTCGCCATCACGTCGGCTTTTTTCGTGGACCGCTTCGGTCGTCGTGGCATGTTCCTCTTCTCACTTGCTGGAATGACACTTGCCTTTATAATCTGGACGGCCATTTCGGCCAAGAATGAGCAGCAGCACTTCCAGAACAAAGGCCTGGGTATTGGAGTGGTCACTATGATCTTTGTCTTCTTCCTGTTCTACAACATTGGCATGAATCCCGTCCCTATGGCCTACCTCCTGGAAGTTCTCCCCTATACCCTCCGTGCCAAGGGACTCACTATCTTCAATGTCTCTCAGTTCGCCAGCTCCGTTTTTAACGGATTTGCCAACCCGATTGCCCTCGAAGCTATTGGATGGAAGTACTACATCGTGTTCGCATGTCTGCTTGTCGTCTGGTTCTTCGTGGTCTACTTTGCTTACCCTGAGACACGCCGACTGAGCTTGGAGGAGGTTGCGACTCTTTTTGACGGAGAAGATGCTATGCGAGAGATGGATGCAAAGATTGTGTCCGAGAAGCAGGACCAGCTGTAA